The following are encoded together in the Lactuca sativa cultivar Salinas chromosome 1, Lsat_Salinas_v11, whole genome shotgun sequence genome:
- the LOC111918485 gene encoding protein ALP1-like, with amino-acid sequence MGESLDTMDDYMRMSERTARESLYTLSMGVVETFRDVYLRKPSLHDLQELYVAHEERHGFPGMIGSIDCTHWKWKNCSIAWKGQYASGHHGSPSLVLEVVASQDLWIWHAFFGVAGSNNDVNVLDQSPIFDDLLNGKAPDAPFTMNYSTFVKAFRHPVEEQDKFFKRRQEGARKDVERAFGVLKPKWHIVEHAARPLDLETLRYIMYACIIMHNMVVEDKGRNIAHYIPTEPRHVQFQPGTTDYLHRVVDIQDANKHRQLREDLADYIFYGNNNNNE; translated from the exons ATGGGGGAGTCACTCGACACCATGGACGACTATATGAGAATGTCCgaaagaaccgcaagagagagtttGTATACATTGTCAATGGGTGTTGTTGAAACTTTTAGAGACGTGTATTTGCGGAAACCTTCGTTGCATGATTTGCAAGAATTGTATGTGGCGCATGAAGAACGTCATGGGTTTCCCGGAATGATCGGAAGTATTGATTGCACACATTGGAAATGGAAAAATTGTTCGATAGCATGGAAAGGGCAATACGCAAGTGGTCATCACGGATCACCTTCATTGGTGTTAGAGGTTGTCGCTTCtcaagatttatggatttggcATGCATTTTTTGGGGTTGCGGGTTCCAACAACGACGTCAACGTTCTTGATCAGTCGCCAATATTCGACGATCTTTTGAATGGAAAAGCCCCAGATGCTCCTTTCACGATGAAT TATTCCACATTCGTGAAGGCATTCCGCCACCCGGTTGAAGAACAAGACAAATTTTTTAAGAGAAGACAAGAAGGAGCACGTAAGGATGTGGAACGTGCTTTTGGAGTGCTGAAGCCGAAGTGGCATATAGTCGAACATGCAGCACGACCATTGGATTTAGAAACTTTACGATatatcatgtatgcatgtatcataatgcataacatggtaGTAGAAGATAAAGGGAGAAATATTGCACACTATATCCCAACAGAGCCCAGACACGTTCAGTTTCAACCAGGAACAACAGATTATTTGCATCGCGTTGTTGACATTCAGGACGCAAATAAACACAGACAACTTCGAGAGGATTTGGCAGATTATATCTTCTATGGTAACAATAACAATAACGAATAg